In a genomic window of Ranitomeya imitator isolate aRanImi1 chromosome 5, aRanImi1.pri, whole genome shotgun sequence:
- the FUT9 gene encoding 4-galactosyl-N-acetylglucosaminide 3-alpha-L-fucosyltransferase 9, producing MTSTSKGIFRPFLVVCIVLICFTVCLLIYVKPTNNWISSPIESANSMLKMKNIFSTKKDYYNDTIILIWVWPFGQTFELQSCEALFNIHGCHLTTDRALYNKSHAVLIHHRDINWDLTNLPLQTRPPFQKWIWMNLESPTHTPQKSGIEHLFNLTLTYRRDSDIQVPYGFMVVSTKPFEFEVPSKDKLVCWVVSNWNPDHVRVKYYNELNKYIEILTYGQAFGEYLNDKSLIPTISTCKFYLSFENSIHKDYITEKLYNALLAGSVPIVLGPPRENYENYIPADSFIHVEDFLSPRELADYLLVLNKDTERYLAYFNWRKHYTVNLSRFWESHACLACDHVKRHQEYKSVSNLEKWFWN from the coding sequence ATGACATCAACATCTAAAGGCATCTTTCGACCATTTCTAGTTGTCTGCATCGTGTTGATTTGCTTCACAGTATGTTTACTGATATATGTCAAACCAACAAACAACTGGATCTCCAGCCCTATAGAATCAGCTAATTCTATGCTAAAAATGAAAAATATCTTCTCTACTAAAAAAGATTATTATAATGATACCATCATTCTTATTTGGGTCTGGCCATTTGGACAAACATTTGAGTTGCAGTCCTGCGAGGCTCTTTTTAATATCCATGGGTGCCATCTGACTACTGATCGTGCGCTCTACAACAAATCCCATGCAGTGCTAATACATCATAGAGATATCAACTGGGATCTTACCAATCTCCCATTGCAAACAAGGCCACCCTTCCAGAAATGGATTTGGATGAATCTCGAATCTCCAACTCATACTCCACAAAAAAGTGGCATCGAACATTTATTTAATCTCACGTTGACCTATCGGCGTGATTCAGACATTCAAGTGCCTTATGGCTTTATGGTCGTAAGCACAAAGCCCTTTGAATTTGAAGTGCCAAGCAAAGACAAATTGGTCTGCTGGGTTGTAAGCAACTGGAATCCAGATCACGTTAGAGTAAAATATTATAATGAACTCAACAAATACATTGAAATTCTAACCTATGGCCAGGCGTTTGGTGAATACTTGAACGACAAAAGCTTGATTCCAACCATCTCTACTTGTAAATTTTACTTGTCCTTTGAAAACTCTATTCACAAAGACTATATAACTGAAAAACTTTACAATGCACTACTTGCTGGATCTGTGCCCATTGTGCTAGGACCTCCAAGAGAAAACTATGAGAACTACATACCAGCAGACTCTTTTATTCACGTTGAAGACTTTCTCTCTCCGAGAGAGCTGGCGGATTATCTGTTAGTGTTGAACAAAGATACTGAGCGGTACCTGGCATACTTTAACTGGAGGAAACATTACACCGTGAACTTGTCCCGTTTCTGGGAATCTCACGCTTGCCTAGCGTGTGACCATGTTAAAAGACATCAGGAATACAAATCTGTCAGTAATTTGGAGAAGTGGTTTTGGAACTAA